One region of Streptomyces davaonensis JCM 4913 genomic DNA includes:
- a CDS encoding HypC/HybG/HupF family hydrogenase formation chaperone: protein MCLAVPGKVVSIDTGSDPLTGTIDFGGVRKEACLEYVPEVRIGEYVIVHVGFALQRLDEESALASLKLFEELGLLEEEFGDAWEQAARDAGVAAVGEEPRESEAR from the coding sequence TCGACACCGGATCCGATCCGCTCACCGGGACGATCGATTTCGGCGGCGTGCGCAAGGAAGCCTGCCTGGAGTACGTCCCCGAGGTGCGGATCGGTGAGTACGTCATCGTGCACGTCGGTTTCGCGCTCCAGCGCCTGGACGAGGAGTCGGCGCTGGCCTCCCTGAAACTCTTCGAGGAACTGGGGTTGCTGGAGGAGGAGTTCGGCGACGCCTGGGAACAGGCGGCCCGGGACGCGGGAGTCGCCGCGGTGGGCGAGGAACCCCGAGAGAGCGAGGCCCGGTGA